GGGTCATTGCTCGGTCACTTCGAAAGACATGTTCATGGCGTCGAATCATTTTTTGATAGGCTCTTTCGAGTGCAGAATTTATGGTGAATCGGCCCTCTTCTTCTGCGGCAACCATGCAATTGACCAAGGTAAAGAAACAGTCTCCAAACTCCTCTTCCGCGTGCCGGTTATCCTGTTCGTCGAGGGCATCACATAATTCTTCTGCCTCTTCTTTGGCGAAGGTTGCGAATTGGCGGGTACCTTGTTCTCGGTCCCAGGGGCATCCTTCGGGTGAGCGTAAAAACTGTGCCAAGCGAATCAGCGCCTCAAACCAGTCACCGGGCGCCTTGGGTGTTGGCTGAAGTTCAGGCGAAAAGTTCATGAGCGTAGCCCTTTATAATCTTTATAGGTGGGAAGCAAAAGGTGAAATCTTAATCTTATTCTATGTTCAGTGTAAGGATACACGATGCGGGTGTCAAATTCATCTGATTTCTCGGGAAAGTTAGAAAGGAAAAAAGGCTCATTGTCGGCGTGCCCATGGATCTAAGGGGCGCTCACCAAGGCGCGGATAGTATTTAGCCGTTTTTCGCCTATTCCAGGTACGCGCCGCAGATCGTCTACCGAAGCGAAAGGTTGACGTTCCCGTTCCGCAATAATGGCTCCGGCTAGAACGACCCCTATTCCAGGCAATTCTTCTAACTGTGCCTGTGTAGCCAGATTTAAATTGATGGATCCGCCCTTTGTCGATGCGGCGTTTTGTTGTGCCGTTCTTGGTTGGCCTGCATTACTGACAGGAGGAGCAGAGGCAGGTACGCCCAGTCGTGCCATGTGATAATATTTCAGATACTGAGGCGGATTAAAAACTTTTTCTTCTCGGCCCCGTCGTGCGCGCAGGCTATTTCCTTCTTGAATCAACACGGTGCGTTTGGGGACAGTCAAGGTACTTTCATCAATCACGGGGGCGCTTAGCGCCAAGGTAGATAAATCGGCCCATTCTGTGGCTCCGCCTGCCATTTCAATTAAATCTACGAGGCGTGCATCGGCGTGAAGCCAATAGAGTCCGGGGTTCTTTACTGCGCCCATGACGGCAACGCCAAGCTTAGGAGCCGGTGTTGTTTGGGGCTCTTCGTTGGGCGGGGGAAGGGTTTGTGGAGCGACATTTTCCGGAGGTTTAGCCGCCGGTGGGGAAAGGGGTGTTACTGGGGCTGTTTTGGTGGTTTTTTCGGGCAGGGCAGAAACGGGTTTTTCATGCAAAAGGGGCAGTGATTTTGCGGGCTGTTCATTTGTTACAAAGGCTTCGTCGCTTTGTTTGTGATCCCGCTCATTTATGAAATATACGGTGACTACTCCGATTAGTATTGCCGTAGTTAACCCAATGATCAGCCATTGTTCTTTAACAGATAGAAGACGATTTGGCGCAAACATAAACCCACATTCTCCACCATATAGTTAATGCGTGATCACACTATAAATGAGTAGGAATGGCTTATTCAATTATGAGCCGGTTATCTCGCCTGTGGATAAAGCGGTAATGGTTGTGTTTGTTGGGCAGCCGAGACTTTTGTGTGTGCGCCGCAGGGGCAAGACGGCATCAGCCGGTAATGGACGGGATGGACGGGATGGACGGGATGGACGGGATGGACTGGATGGACAGG
Above is a window of Candidatus Hydrogenedentota bacterium DNA encoding:
- a CDS encoding nucleoside triphosphate pyrophosphohydrolase, producing the protein MNFSPELQPTPKAPGDWFEALIRLAQFLRSPEGCPWDREQGTRQFATFAKEEAEELCDALDEQDNRHAEEEFGDCFFTLVNCMVAAEEEGRFTINSALERAYQKMIRRHEHVFRSDRAMT